In a genomic window of Halalkalicoccus subterraneus:
- a CDS encoding oxidoreductase, with protein sequence MSPRITDPLTIGGLSIPNRLYRAPLLECAGNGPDAVETLIRELEPAAEAGAGLLFQGATVVRGEGGCAAAGMTRVHDPAFVSRLSKLTDAIDEHGSRLFVQLEHGGLRSMETWHAGYRAENPDLQQLAVSRPPPLLRAADRLGLLSYDPDVLSAEEVYELAADFGRAAERCVAAGYDGIHIAGANMGIVQQFLSPFYNRRTDEFGGSLTNRVRFLSVIHDEIRERVGDVPLVTKVPAETGSPAVVRRHLSERDAVEVCRACEAMGYDAVVPVRGSVFWDMSLIRGEFPERAWADDRFREGYEAAFGPRWRAVALANRLHATGFGFEPAWNADLCEEARRHVSIPVLCEGGVRGPEIGDLLGSAADAVGIGRPFYAEPRLPARILGNGSARVVCENCNNCTVPQAASARGVCRTPSVLTKRGELAREGAYER encoded by the coding sequence ATGTCCCCGCGGATCACCGACCCCCTCACTATCGGCGGGCTCTCGATACCCAACCGACTGTATCGTGCCCCGCTACTGGAGTGTGCGGGCAACGGCCCCGACGCGGTCGAGACACTGATACGGGAGCTCGAACCGGCCGCCGAGGCCGGCGCGGGCCTGCTCTTCCAGGGCGCGACGGTCGTCCGCGGGGAGGGTGGCTGTGCGGCCGCCGGGATGACCCGCGTCCACGATCCGGCGTTCGTCTCGCGGCTCTCGAAACTGACCGACGCGATCGACGAGCACGGTTCCCGTCTGTTCGTCCAGCTCGAACACGGCGGGCTGCGTAGCATGGAGACCTGGCACGCCGGCTATCGGGCGGAGAACCCCGACCTCCAACAGCTCGCCGTCTCGCGGCCGCCCCCGCTGTTGCGGGCGGCCGACAGGCTGGGGCTGCTCTCCTATGACCCAGACGTCCTCTCAGCCGAGGAGGTCTACGAACTGGCCGCCGATTTCGGGCGGGCGGCCGAGCGCTGTGTCGCGGCGGGCTACGATGGGATCCACATCGCGGGTGCGAACATGGGGATCGTCCAGCAGTTCCTCTCGCCGTTCTACAACCGCCGAACCGACGAGTTCGGCGGCTCGCTCACGAACCGGGTGCGGTTTCTCTCCGTGATCCACGACGAGATCCGCGAACGCGTCGGTGACGTGCCGCTGGTGACGAAGGTGCCGGCCGAGACCGGAAGTCCCGCAGTCGTCCGACGACACCTCTCCGAGCGCGACGCCGTCGAGGTCTGCCGGGCCTGCGAGGCGATGGGCTACGACGCCGTCGTTCCGGTCAGGGGCTCGGTGTTCTGGGACATGAGCCTCATCAGGGGCGAGTTCCCCGAACGCGCGTGGGCCGACGACCGGTTCAGGGAGGGCTACGAGGCGGCGTTCGGCCCCCGGTGGCGGGCGGTCGCGCTCGCGAATCGGCTTCACGCCACTGGCTTCGGCTTCGAGCCGGCGTGGAACGCGGACCTGTGCGAGGAGGCGAGACGACACGTCTCGATTCCCGTCCTCTGTGAGGGTGGGGTTCGCGGACCCGAAATAGGGGACCTCCTCGGCTCGGCGGCCGACGCAGTTGGAATAGGGCGGCCCTTCTACGCCGAGCCGCGTCTACCTGCCAGAATTCTCGGAAACGGGAGTGCGCGGGTCGTCTGCGAGAACTGCAACAACTGCACCGTCCCGCAGGCCGCGAGCGCACGGGGGGTCTGTCGGACGCCAAGCGTGCTCACAAAGCGCGGGGAGTTGGCTCGCGAGGGGGCCTACGAGCGCTGA
- a CDS encoding DUF5789 family protein, translated as MEDRDPQESARERQRERAETAESAAADDQFGEMLSEHKYPATSEELAADYGQEPIDMPNETESMGSVFDRLEGERFETAEEAEEALYNELTGSEGGPEEYNDERDLSGVDEDVSEDEQDQPEGPL; from the coding sequence ATGGAAGACCGAGACCCACAGGAGAGCGCGCGCGAACGCCAGCGCGAGCGAGCCGAAACCGCCGAATCGGCCGCCGCGGACGACCAGTTCGGCGAGATGCTCTCGGAACACAAGTACCCCGCGACCAGCGAGGAGCTGGCGGCCGACTACGGGCAGGAACCCATCGACATGCCGAACGAGACCGAGTCCATGGGTAGCGTCTTCGACCGGCTGGAGGGCGAACGCTTCGAGACCGCCGAGGAGGCAGAAGAGGCGCTATACAACGAGTTGACGGGAAGCGAGGGCGGCCCCGAGGAGTACAACGACGAGCGCGACCTCTCGGGGGTCGACGAGGACGTCTCGGAGGACGAGCAGGACCAGCCCGAGGGCCCGCTGTAG
- the cgi121 gene encoding KEOPS complex subunit Cgi121, whose amino-acid sequence MRVLTGAAEIADLDTFVAELGSVGDEHGCAVQAFDARYVAGPEQLERAVTLANRAIERDEAIARDRSVEILLYAAGRRQINRAFEIGVSEDEREVVIVADGEDEGGAIEALPELVEPVSWKPGDRADEGRISEFYGITDAERAATDASLEELVCERVALLVVER is encoded by the coding sequence ATGAGGGTTCTGACCGGAGCCGCCGAGATCGCTGACCTCGATACGTTCGTCGCGGAGCTCGGTTCGGTCGGCGACGAACACGGCTGTGCGGTTCAGGCGTTCGACGCGCGGTACGTCGCCGGTCCCGAACAGCTCGAACGCGCCGTAACGCTAGCGAACCGGGCGATAGAGCGCGACGAGGCGATCGCCCGCGATCGGAGCGTCGAGATCCTGCTGTACGCCGCGGGTCGCCGACAGATCAACCGCGCGTTCGAGATCGGCGTCTCGGAGGACGAACGAGAGGTCGTGATCGTCGCAGATGGCGAGGACGAGGGGGGGGCGATCGAGGCGCTCCCGGAACTGGTCGAGCCAGTTAGTTGGAAACCCGGCGACCGGGCCGACGAGGGACGAATCAGCGAGTTCTACGGGATCACCGACGCCGAGCGAGCGGCGACCGATGCGAGCCTCGAAGAACTGGTCTGCGAGCGGGTCGCGCTGTTGGTCGTCGAGCGGTAG
- a CDS encoding ATP-dependent DNA helicase, with translation MQTAELSGLPAGVTEHLREEGIEELYPPQAEAVQAGVTEGESVVASVPTASGKTLIAELAMLASIERGGKALYIVPLRALASEKKREFERFEEFGVSVGVSTGNYESDEEWLSNRDIVVATSEKVDSLVRNGASWIEELSCVVADEIHLVDDANRGPTLEVTLAKLRQLNPALQTVALSATVGNANEVADWLDAELVHSEWRPIDLRTGVHYGSALHFDDGSQEEFVVESGENPTTALVSDALEDGGSSLVFVNSRRNAEAAARRLGNAVGDQLTGEERAELADLAEEVRGVSDSETSDDLADAVAEGAAFHHAGLAREHRTLVEDAFRDRLIKAISATPTLAAGVNTPSRRVIVRDWQRYDGDAGGMKPLATLEVHQMMGRAGRPGLDPYGEALLLAKNHDELDELFERYVWADPEPVRSKLATEPALRTHVLATVASGFANSREGLLEFLERTLYATQSTDPGRLESVTDRMCDYLERNDFLEIDGEDITATGIGHTVSRLYLDPMSAAEMIDGLRGSSQATALGLYHLVARTPDMWELYLRSGDRETYTEIAYEREAEFLGEMPTEFEAERFEDWLSALKTASLLEDWASEVDEERITERYSIGPGDLRGKVETAQWLLNAAERLAVELDLGPDVVASISAARQRVEHGVGEELLGLTGVGNVGRKRARWLYEAGIGTRDELRNAEKSVVLGALRGREKTTETILKNAGHPDPEVGDVEADESAAVEVEPDSRGDGQAGLGDF, from the coding sequence ATGCAAACCGCGGAGCTTTCGGGCCTTCCCGCGGGGGTGACTGAGCACCTCCGCGAGGAGGGCATCGAGGAACTCTATCCCCCGCAGGCCGAAGCAGTGCAAGCCGGCGTCACCGAGGGCGAGAGCGTCGTCGCGAGCGTTCCCACCGCGAGCGGCAAGACCCTGATCGCCGAACTCGCGATGCTCGCCTCGATCGAACGCGGCGGGAAAGCCCTGTACATCGTTCCGTTGAGAGCGCTCGCCAGCGAGAAAAAGAGGGAGTTCGAGCGCTTCGAGGAGTTCGGCGTTTCCGTGGGGGTTTCGACGGGCAACTACGAGTCCGACGAGGAGTGGCTCTCCAATCGGGATATCGTCGTCGCCACCTCCGAAAAGGTCGACTCGCTCGTGCGAAACGGCGCTTCCTGGATCGAGGAGCTCTCCTGTGTCGTCGCCGACGAGATCCACCTCGTGGACGACGCGAACCGCGGGCCCACCCTCGAAGTCACGCTCGCGAAACTGCGCCAGCTCAACCCCGCGCTCCAGACGGTCGCGCTCTCAGCTACTGTCGGAAACGCCAACGAGGTCGCCGACTGGCTCGACGCCGAACTCGTCCACTCCGAATGGCGACCCATCGACCTCCGTACCGGAGTCCATTACGGCAGCGCGCTCCATTTCGACGACGGCTCGCAGGAGGAGTTCGTCGTCGAATCGGGCGAAAACCCGACCACCGCACTCGTCTCTGACGCACTCGAGGACGGCGGCTCCTCGCTCGTGTTCGTCAATTCTCGGAGGAACGCCGAGGCCGCCGCCCGCCGCTTGGGGAACGCCGTTGGGGACCAGCTCACCGGCGAGGAGCGCGCGGAACTGGCCGACCTCGCCGAGGAGGTCCGAGGCGTAAGCGATTCGGAGACCAGCGACGATCTCGCGGATGCGGTCGCCGAGGGCGCGGCGTTCCACCACGCGGGGCTGGCTCGCGAACACCGCACGCTGGTCGAGGACGCCTTCCGCGACCGGCTGATCAAGGCGATCAGCGCGACGCCCACGCTCGCGGCGGGCGTCAACACCCCCAGCCGCCGAGTGATCGTCCGGGACTGGCAGCGCTACGACGGCGACGCCGGCGGGATGAAACCGCTGGCCACCCTCGAGGTCCACCAGATGATGGGTCGGGCCGGCCGGCCTGGCCTCGACCCCTACGGGGAGGCCCTGTTGCTCGCGAAGAACCACGACGAACTCGACGAACTCTTCGAGAGGTACGTCTGGGCCGATCCCGAGCCGGTTCGCTCGAAGCTCGCGACCGAACCCGCGCTCAGAACGCACGTCCTCGCCACCGTCGCCTCGGGCTTTGCGAACTCCCGAGAAGGCCTACTGGAGTTCCTCGAACGCACACTCTATGCGACCCAGTCGACCGATCCCGGCCGGCTCGAATCGGTGACGGACCGAATGTGCGACTACCTGGAGCGGAACGACTTTCTCGAAATCGATGGGGAGGACATCACTGCAACGGGGATCGGCCACACCGTCTCGCGGCTCTACCTCGATCCCATGAGCGCCGCCGAGATGATCGACGGGCTCCGGGGTTCGAGCCAAGCAACTGCGCTCGGGCTGTATCACCTCGTCGCGCGTACCCCCGACATGTGGGAGCTCTACCTCCGGTCGGGCGACCGCGAGACGTACACCGAGATCGCCTACGAGCGCGAGGCCGAGTTCCTGGGCGAGATGCCCACCGAGTTCGAGGCCGAGCGCTTCGAGGACTGGCTCTCGGCGCTCAAGACCGCTTCCTTACTGGAGGACTGGGCCAGCGAGGTCGACGAGGAACGCATCACCGAGCGCTACTCCATCGGGCCGGGCGATCTCAGGGGGAAGGTCGAGACCGCCCAGTGGCTCCTCAACGCCGCCGAGCGCCTCGCGGTCGAACTCGATCTGGGACCCGACGTCGTCGCCTCGATCAGCGCCGCACGCCAGCGGGTCGAACACGGCGTGGGCGAGGAGCTGCTCGGGCTCACCGGCGTCGGAAACGTCGGCCGGAAGCGCGCACGCTGGCTCTACGAGGCCGGAATCGGGACGCGAGACGAACTGCGCAACGCCGAGAAGTCGGTCGTGCTCGGCGCGCTTCGGGGTCGCGAGAAGACCACCGAAACGATCCTCAAAAACGCCGGTCATCCGGACCCCGAGGTCGGGGACGTCGAGGCCGACGAATCGGCGGCGGTCGAGGTCGAACCGGACTCCCGTGGCGACGGACAGGCAGGACTGGGTGATTTCTGA
- a CDS encoding ferredoxin: MRIEYDRDTCIGIYQCVDEWDAFEKDMDAGKAELVGAEETEEDTFVLEVPEGEEFDAEMAARVCPVDAIRLYDDDGEQMVP; encoded by the coding sequence ATGCGAATCGAGTACGACCGGGACACCTGCATCGGGATCTACCAGTGCGTCGACGAGTGGGACGCCTTCGAGAAGGACATGGACGCCGGGAAGGCCGAACTCGTCGGTGCCGAGGAGACCGAGGAGGACACCTTTGTTCTCGAAGTCCCCGAGGGAGAGGAGTTCGACGCCGAGATGGCCGCCCGGGTCTGTCCCGTCGATGCCATTAGACTCTACGACGACGACGGCGAGCAGATGGTTCCCTGA
- the mdh gene encoding malate dehydrogenase translates to MTKVSVVGAAGTVGAAAAYNIALRDIADELVLVDIPEKEDDTVGQAADTNHGVAYDANTTIRQGDYEDTAGSDVVVITAGIPRSPGQSRTDLAGDNAPIMEDIGSSLDEHNDDYVTITTSNPVDLLNRHLYEVGDRSREKVIGFGGRLDSARFRYVLAERFDTKVRNVEATILGEHGDAQVPVFSKVRVDGRDPDFSDSEKEEILDELQESAMNVIERKGATEWGPATGVGHMVEAVLHDTGEVFPASIPLSGEFGHSDVGLGVPAKLGSEGVKEVVEWGLDEYEREQLGAAADKLAEQYDEIS, encoded by the coding sequence ATGACGAAAGTGAGCGTCGTCGGCGCGGCCGGCACGGTTGGTGCCGCCGCGGCCTACAACATCGCGCTGCGGGACATCGCTGATGAACTCGTCCTCGTCGACATCCCCGAGAAGGAGGACGACACGGTGGGGCAAGCCGCCGATACGAACCACGGGGTGGCCTACGACGCCAACACGACGATCAGACAGGGCGACTACGAGGACACCGCGGGCTCGGACGTCGTCGTCATCACCGCCGGGATCCCCCGCTCGCCGGGTCAGAGCCGGACGGATCTGGCGGGCGACAACGCCCCGATCATGGAGGACATCGGCTCCTCGCTCGACGAGCACAACGACGACTACGTCACCATTACGACCTCCAACCCCGTCGACCTGCTGAACCGCCACCTCTACGAGGTCGGCGACCGCTCGCGCGAGAAGGTGATCGGCTTCGGCGGACGGCTCGACTCCGCACGGTTCCGGTACGTGCTCGCAGAGCGCTTCGACACCAAGGTGCGAAACGTCGAGGCGACGATCCTCGGCGAGCACGGCGACGCGCAGGTACCGGTGTTCTCGAAGGTCCGGGTCGACGGCCGCGATCCCGACTTCTCCGACTCGGAGAAGGAGGAGATCCTCGACGAACTCCAGGAGAGCGCGATGAACGTCATCGAGCGCAAGGGCGCGACCGAGTGGGGCCCAGCCACGGGCGTCGGCCACATGGTCGAGGCCGTCCTCCACGACACCGGCGAGGTGTTCCCCGCCTCGATCCCGCTTTCCGGCGAGTTCGGTCACTCGGACGTCGGGCTGGGCGTGCCCGCGAAGCTCGGGAGCGAGGGCGTCAAGGAGGTCGTCGAGTGGGGCCTCGACGAGTACGAGCGCGAGCAGTTGGGCGCGGCCGCCGACAAACTCGCAGAACAGTACGACGAGATCAGCTAA
- a CDS encoding Sjogren's syndrome/scleroderma autoantigen 1 family protein, translating to MSSDEFDKEAEREKLREKYAEERQDRESTQRMSDLLLQGATMTNKHCDRCGDPVFRYEGQEFCASCQSADQDAAASAQPDPAESPDPAETAPESEAAARAVADEERSDPVDTGSQPSEVREPEPESGSEPARVERRETASRPHATEGDRSGARDELDRTIATLARRAADAEDPRRAREFLEAADEAAQTLATLNGR from the coding sequence ATGAGCAGCGACGAGTTCGATAAGGAAGCCGAGCGCGAGAAACTCCGGGAGAAATACGCCGAGGAACGACAGGACAGGGAGTCCACCCAGCGCATGAGCGACCTCCTCCTCCAGGGCGCGACGATGACGAACAAACACTGTGACCGGTGTGGGGATCCGGTCTTCCGCTACGAGGGCCAGGAGTTCTGCGCCTCGTGTCAGAGCGCCGATCAGGACGCGGCGGCGAGCGCCCAGCCCGACCCGGCGGAGTCTCCCGACCCCGCCGAGACGGCTCCCGAGAGCGAGGCCGCCGCCCGCGCGGTGGCCGACGAGGAGCGGTCGGACCCCGTCGATACCGGCTCCCAGCCCTCGGAGGTCCGCGAACCGGAACCCGAATCCGGGTCGGAACCCGCACGCGTCGAGCGCCGCGAAACCGCGTCCCGGCCGCACGCCACGGAGGGGGACCGTTCGGGGGCGCGCGATGAACTCGACCGGACGATCGCGACCCTCGCCCGGCGGGCCGCCGACGCGGAGGATCCACGGCGCGCCCGCGAGTTCCTCGAAGCTGCCGACGAGGCGGCCCAGACCCTCGCCACGCTGAACGGCCGCTAA
- a CDS encoding RNA 2'-phosphotransferase, whose protein sequence is MSEIRRCSDHGPFEGETCPVCGESGGQLLGEDRRKRLSKFMSGALRHFPEDAGLALDTRGWVAYDDLVGSVTGKYDWAEPDHVAGLIAIDPKGRFERADERVRAAYGHSVEVDLDAPETPVPDELYHGTAPETVPAIREQGLKPMERQRVHLSETVEGAREVGRRHATDPTILVVDAARMDTEGRRIVRRGEGIYTTERVLPEYLSVLD, encoded by the coding sequence ATGAGCGAGATCCGTCGCTGTTCCGACCACGGCCCCTTCGAGGGCGAGACGTGTCCGGTCTGCGGCGAGTCGGGCGGTCAGTTGTTGGGCGAGGACCGGCGAAAACGCCTCTCGAAGTTCATGAGCGGTGCGCTCAGGCACTTTCCCGAGGACGCCGGCCTCGCGCTCGATACACGGGGATGGGTGGCCTACGACGATCTCGTCGGATCGGTGACGGGAAAATACGACTGGGCCGAACCGGACCACGTTGCCGGTCTGATCGCCATCGATCCGAAGGGGCGCTTCGAGCGCGCGGACGAGCGGGTGCGCGCCGCCTACGGCCACTCGGTCGAGGTGGACCTCGATGCACCCGAGACGCCGGTACCGGACGAACTGTATCACGGGACTGCCCCCGAAACCGTCCCGGCGATCCGCGAGCAGGGACTGAAGCCGATGGAGCGCCAGCGGGTCCACCTCTCGGAAACCGTCGAGGGAGCCCGCGAGGTCGGTCGGCGACACGCGACCGACCCGACGATCCTCGTCGTGGACGCGGCGAGGATGGATACCGAAGGTCGCCGGATCGTCCGACGCGGTGAGGGGATCTACACGACCGAACGGGTTCTCCCGGAATACCTCTCGGTTCTCGATTAG
- a CDS encoding acyl-CoA synthetase: MSTHNMADYDDLCESFEWTDIYAEADWKAPEDLNIAHEVCDRHPPDRTALEYAGTDGERETLTFGDLRERSNRFANVLSDLVDRGDRVFSYMPRVPEHYVSFVGALKAGAVFGGINERFGPEGIAYRLDDCDAKAIVTTADNRETVSEALESVPSVEHAIVVGADRTGDLDFHDECEAASPEFETVRTSGEDDALLYYTSGTTGRAKGVLHEHRWIAGVAATQRFAVDLQDDDLYWSTADLGWLTGPINALGAWFWGTSQFTYEGEFDPETWANLLDEYPITVLFSVPTAYRMLREKASVLDGVDLDLRHALSIGEPLSAGVVDWGEAVLGVTIHDTYGQTETGNMIIDNYPTMEVRPGSMGKPLPGIEATIVDPETGEPVPTGETGEIAQRGTYPSFFAEYWEQPEKTDACFKNGWYLSGDLGYLDSDGYVWFEGRADDVIISSGYRIGPFEVESSLGEHGAVAEAAVVPKSDPERGNIVKAYVVLSEGHDASDDLVGDIQNHVKDELAAHEYPREIEFVGELPKTVTGKIRRTELREETA; this comes from the coding sequence ATGTCCACGCACAACATGGCGGACTACGACGACCTGTGTGAATCCTTCGAGTGGACCGATATCTACGCCGAGGCCGACTGGAAGGCCCCCGAGGACCTCAATATCGCCCACGAGGTCTGTGACCGCCATCCACCCGACCGAACCGCACTGGAATACGCCGGAACCGACGGCGAGCGCGAGACGCTCACGTTCGGCGACCTCCGAGAGCGCTCGAACCGGTTCGCGAACGTCCTCTCGGATCTCGTCGATCGGGGCGACCGGGTGTTCTCGTATATGCCCCGCGTTCCCGAACACTACGTTTCGTTCGTCGGGGCCCTGAAGGCCGGCGCGGTCTTCGGCGGGATCAACGAGCGATTCGGCCCGGAGGGGATCGCCTACCGGCTGGACGACTGCGACGCGAAGGCGATCGTCACGACCGCCGACAACCGCGAGACGGTTTCCGAGGCCCTCGAAAGCGTCCCCTCGGTCGAACACGCGATCGTAGTCGGGGCAGATCGGACCGGGGACCTCGACTTCCACGACGAGTGCGAGGCCGCGAGCCCCGAGTTCGAGACCGTCCGAACCTCCGGTGAGGACGACGCCCTGCTCTACTACACCAGCGGCACGACGGGCCGAGCGAAAGGCGTCCTCCACGAACACCGCTGGATCGCGGGCGTCGCGGCCACCCAGCGCTTCGCGGTCGACCTTCAGGACGATGACCTCTACTGGTCGACCGCGGATCTCGGCTGGCTCACCGGCCCCATCAATGCCCTCGGTGCGTGGTTCTGGGGAACGAGTCAGTTCACCTACGAGGGCGAGTTCGACCCCGAGACGTGGGCGAACCTCCTCGACGAGTATCCCATTACTGTCCTATTCAGTGTCCCGACGGCCTACCGGATGCTCCGCGAGAAGGCGTCGGTTCTCGACGGGGTGGACCTCGACCTGCGCCATGCGCTCTCGATCGGCGAACCCCTCTCCGCCGGTGTCGTCGACTGGGGGGAGGCAGTCCTCGGGGTGACGATCCACGACACCTACGGCCAGACCGAGACGGGCAACATGATCATCGACAACTATCCCACGATGGAGGTCCGGCCGGGAAGCATGGGCAAACCCCTCCCCGGGATCGAGGCGACTATCGTGGACCCCGAGACCGGCGAACCGGTTCCGACGGGCGAGACGGGCGAGATCGCCCAGCGGGGAACCTATCCCTCGTTTTTCGCCGAGTACTGGGAACAGCCCGAAAAAACCGACGCGTGTTTCAAAAACGGCTGGTATCTCTCCGGGGACTTGGGCTATCTCGATTCTGATGGATACGTCTGGTTCGAGGGCCGTGCGGACGACGTGATCATCTCCTCGGGCTACCGGATCGGCCCCTTCGAGGTCGAGAGTTCGCTGGGTGAACACGGAGCGGTCGCCGAGGCCGCCGTCGTCCCGAAGTCAGACCCCGAGCGGGGGAACATCGTCAAGGCTTACGTCGTCCTCAGCGAGGGCCACGACGCCTCCGACGACCTCGTCGGCGATATCCAGAACCACGTCAAGGACGAACTCGCGGCCCACGAGTATCCCCGAGAGATCGAGTTCGTCGGAGAACTGCCCAAGACCGTGACCGGAAAGATCCGCCGGACCGAACTCCGGGAAGAAACCGCTTAA
- a CDS encoding DEAD/DEAH box helicase, whose product MAATDEQIPRVDHPLLTPGFIERRLYQIQLAGRAKTAHTLVCLPTGLGKTTVSLLVTAERLNELGGKSLFLAPTKPLVEQHAEFYREALEIPDEEIVVFTGEVRPDDRAALWDDASIVIATPQVVENDLVGGRISLAEVTHLTFDECHRATGDYSYVYIAERYHQDAKDPLVTGMSASPGGDEEAILEVCENLGITEVEVMTEEDSDVDEYTHDTEVEWKRIQVPEEIIEIRDGINEVIKDRLEKLKEMGVIGSARVDISRKELFGVRSELQKLIQNDQSEGYQGMSIHAEVMKLKHAVEVVESQGVEALEAYFERLRNEARSSGASKASQRLVSEPKVREAMRKADEYDDLHPKLSETRRLAIETLVEGGNRVIVFTEYRDTAETLTDFLSEHVDARRFVGQGDKEGSSGMTQNQQKEVLDAFRSGEFEVLVSTSVAEEGLDVPEVDLVLFYEPVPTAIRSIQRKGRTGRQDEGRVVVLLAEDTRDEAYFWISRRREKEMESELRKLKGVASEVEEQLDPSQRQLADFDADGAADEEDDLRHGRESYEPDDADDDGTPAEADARVVPDSDEGIEIVADQRELDATIARDLSTREGIDTRLETLEVGDYVLSDRVAVERKSVTDFLDTLVGGDRSVFEQVGDMARFYSRPVVIIEGEGLYEERNVHPNAIRGAIASLAIDFGASVLRTEDEAGTADLLAVIAGREQETADREVSVHGKKSSKTLAEQQEYVVGSIADIGPVTARSLLEVFGSVEAVLTASEEELMDAEGVGEVTASRIREVVASGYDV is encoded by the coding sequence ATGGCCGCCACGGACGAGCAGATTCCTCGGGTCGATCACCCTCTCCTCACGCCGGGCTTCATCGAACGCCGGCTCTATCAGATCCAACTCGCCGGGAGGGCGAAGACCGCCCACACGCTGGTCTGTCTGCCGACCGGGCTCGGCAAGACGACCGTCAGCCTGCTGGTCACCGCCGAACGGCTGAACGAACTCGGCGGGAAGTCGCTCTTTCTCGCGCCGACCAAGCCGCTCGTCGAGCAGCACGCCGAGTTCTACCGCGAGGCACTGGAGATCCCCGACGAGGAGATCGTCGTTTTTACGGGGGAAGTCCGCCCGGACGACCGGGCGGCACTGTGGGACGACGCGAGTATCGTCATCGCCACCCCACAGGTCGTCGAGAACGACCTGGTCGGCGGACGGATCTCGCTCGCCGAGGTGACCCACCTCACCTTCGACGAGTGTCACCGTGCGACTGGCGATTATTCGTATGTATATATCGCCGAGCGCTACCACCAGGACGCCAAAGACCCGCTGGTGACGGGGATGAGCGCCTCGCCGGGCGGCGACGAGGAGGCGATCCTCGAGGTCTGTGAGAACCTCGGAATCACCGAAGTCGAGGTGATGACCGAGGAGGACTCCGACGTCGACGAGTACACCCACGACACCGAGGTCGAGTGGAAGCGCATCCAGGTACCCGAGGAGATCATCGAGATCCGGGACGGCATAAACGAGGTGATCAAGGACCGCCTCGAGAAGTTGAAAGAGATGGGCGTGATCGGCTCGGCCCGCGTGGATATCTCGCGCAAGGAGCTGTTCGGGGTACGAAGCGAACTCCAGAAGCTCATCCAGAACGACCAGTCCGAGGGGTATCAGGGCATGTCGATCCACGCGGAGGTGATGAAGCTCAAACACGCCGTCGAGGTCGTCGAGTCCCAGGGTGTCGAGGCGCTCGAAGCGTACTTCGAGCGCCTGCGAAACGAGGCCCGGTCTTCCGGAGCGTCGAAGGCGAGCCAGCGCCTCGTCAGCGAACCCAAAGTGAGAGAGGCGATGCGTAAAGCCGACGAGTACGACGATCTCCATCCCAAACTCTCGGAGACCCGCCGGCTCGCCATCGAGACGCTCGTCGAGGGCGGAAACCGGGTGATCGTCTTCACCGAATACCGCGACACCGCCGAAACCCTCACCGACTTTCTCTCCGAACACGTCGACGCCCGGCGGTTCGTCGGCCAGGGCGACAAGGAGGGGAGTTCGGGGATGACGCAGAACCAACAGAAGGAGGTACTGGACGCCTTCCGTTCGGGCGAGTTCGAGGTGCTGGTCTCGACCTCCGTCGCCGAGGAAGGACTGGACGTTCCCGAAGTCGACCTCGTACTCTTTTACGAGCCGGTTCCGACGGCCATCCGCTCGATCCAGCGCAAGGGCCGGACGGGACGCCAGGACGAGGGTCGCGTCGTCGTCCTGCTCGCGGAGGACACCCGCGACGAGGCGTACTTCTGGATCTCCCGGCGTCGCGAAAAGGAGATGGAGTCGGAACTCCGGAAGCTGAAGGGCGTCGCAAGCGAGGTCGAGGAACAACTGGATCCGAGCCAGCGCCAACTCGCCGATTTCGACGCTGACGGAGCCGCGGACGAAGAGGACGACCTCCGGCACGGGCGCGAATCGTACGAACCGGACGATGCGGACGACGACGGAACACCGGCGGAGGCGGACGCCCGCGTCGTCCCCGACTCCGACGAAGGGATCGAGATCGTCGCCGACCAGCGCGAACTCGACGCGACAATCGCGCGGGACCTCTCGACGCGCGAGGGGATCGACACGCGCCTCGAAACCCTCGAAGTGGGCGACTACGTCCTCTCGGACCGCGTGGCGGTCGAACGGAAATCGGTGACTGACTTCCTCGACACCCTCGTCGGCGGGGATCGCTCGGTGTTCGAACAGGTCGGCGACATGGCCCGCTTCTACTCGCGGCCCGTCGTCATCATCGAGGGCGAGGGGCTCTACGAGGAACGAAACGTCCACCCGAACGCCATTCGGGGGGCGATCGCGAGCCTCGCGATCGACTTCGGGGCCAGCGTGCTCCGGACGGAGGACGAGGCCGGGACCGCGGACCTGCTCGCCGTTATCGCCGGACGCGAACAGGAGACCGCCGACCGCGAGGTCAGCGTCCACGGCAAGAAGTCCTCGAAGACGCTGGCCGAACAACAGGAGTACGTCGTCGGCTCGATCGCCGACATCGGTCCCGTGACCGCCCGGTCCCTGTTGGAGGTGTTCGGCAGCGTCGAGGCGGTGTTGACCGCGAGCGAGGAGGAACTGATGGACGCGGAGGGGGTGGGCGAGGTGACGGCCAGCCGCATTCGCGAGGTGGTCGCCAGCGGATACGACGTCTAG